One segment of Streptomyces sp. NA02950 DNA contains the following:
- a CDS encoding oxygenase MpaB family protein: MHGDPMMWIAGVRALYLQALHPLAVRGVTQNSDFREDAWGRLLRTARFVATTTYGTTEAAERAGARVRGIHRRLSLTDPATGARHGVDEPDLLLWVHCAAIDSYLHVVRRSGYPLTDAQADAYVAENTEAARLVGLDPAAVPADTEELAAYFTTVRPHLAATPDAREVDAFLRRPPVHALLVPAREAIWGRFAALAYASLPSYAHALYGRPAPVPAVVTRRLKAAGRALRCIPPRARWQLPPRHILRAMERLGPGTRPSPYKLRRNAAILDSGDGPGAARRAAGIHGGGGRGNLPPKAGGEWRTPG; encoded by the coding sequence ATGCACGGCGACCCGATGATGTGGATCGCGGGGGTGCGCGCCCTGTACCTCCAGGCGCTGCACCCGCTCGCGGTCCGCGGCGTCACCCAGAACTCCGACTTCCGCGAGGACGCCTGGGGGCGGCTGCTCCGCACCGCGCGCTTCGTCGCCACCACCACCTACGGCACCACCGAGGCCGCCGAACGCGCCGGGGCCCGGGTCCGCGGCATCCACCGCAGGCTCTCCCTGACCGACCCCGCCACCGGCGCCCGGCACGGTGTCGACGAGCCGGACCTGCTGCTGTGGGTGCACTGCGCCGCGATCGACTCCTACCTCCATGTGGTGCGGCGCTCCGGCTACCCGCTGACCGACGCCCAGGCGGACGCCTACGTCGCCGAGAACACCGAGGCCGCCCGGCTGGTCGGCCTCGATCCCGCCGCCGTCCCCGCCGACACCGAGGAATTGGCCGCCTACTTCACCACGGTGCGCCCCCACCTCGCCGCCACCCCCGACGCCCGCGAGGTGGACGCCTTTCTGCGCAGACCTCCGGTTCATGCCCTGCTGGTCCCGGCGCGCGAGGCGATCTGGGGGCGCTTCGCCGCGCTGGCCTATGCCTCCCTGCCCTCGTACGCCCACGCCCTGTACGGCCGGCCCGCACCCGTGCCCGCCGTTGTCACCCGGCGGCTGAAGGCGGCGGGCAGGGCGCTGCGCTGCATTCCGCCCAGGGCACGGTGGCAGCTTCCGCCCAGACACATTCTGCGCGCCATGGAGCGACTTGGCCCCGGGACCCGTCCCTCGCCCTACAAACTCCGCAGAAACGCGGCCATACTGGACAGTGGGGACGGGCCGGGCGCGGCGAGACGCGCGGCCGGCATCCACGGGGGCGGTGGAAGGGGGAACCTTCCGCCGAAGGCAGGGGGAGAATGGCGGACACCAGGCTGA
- a CDS encoding TetR/AcrR family transcriptional regulator, translated as MSQTHSERTAGSAARPEQTEARTEAEAGETAAESTPRPLGAASAAAGVSTRRALLDAALDVFTERGYTNASVTEIVARSGIPVGSLFHHYGGKRGLYLALWEEFQEDQERHTAAVVAEARDQGVTDPIALFVAGARAYLEGAWVRRRIGRLLWQEDGPSGFDALRRQWDRSWVRRNAKLLRVDETRRAGRVRVIVLTTVIGGAARELGDCADVAEAGEIVEEVCRILAHLSEPPD; from the coding sequence GTGAGCCAGACCCACTCGGAGCGGACAGCCGGCTCGGCGGCAAGACCGGAGCAGACCGAGGCGCGGACCGAGGCTGAGGCGGGGGAAACCGCGGCAGAGAGCACACCGCGGCCCCTGGGGGCGGCCTCGGCCGCGGCCGGGGTCTCCACGCGGCGCGCGCTGCTGGACGCCGCGCTCGATGTGTTCACCGAGCGCGGCTACACCAACGCCAGTGTGACGGAGATCGTGGCCCGCTCGGGGATCCCCGTCGGCAGCCTCTTCCACCACTACGGGGGCAAGAGAGGGCTGTATCTGGCGTTGTGGGAGGAGTTCCAGGAAGACCAGGAGCGGCACACCGCGGCGGTGGTCGCCGAAGCGCGCGACCAGGGCGTGACCGACCCGATCGCGCTGTTCGTCGCGGGGGCGAGGGCGTATCTGGAGGGCGCCTGGGTACGGCGGCGTATCGGCCGACTGCTGTGGCAGGAGGACGGCCCTTCGGGATTCGACGCGCTCCGTCGGCAGTGGGACCGCTCATGGGTACGGCGCAACGCCAAGCTCCTCAGGGTCGACGAGACGCGCCGCGCCGGCCGGGTCCGGGTGATCGTGCTGACCACGGTGATCGGGGGCGCGGCCAGGGAGTTGGGGGACTGCGCGGACGTGGCCGAGGCCGGGGAGATCGTCGAGGAGGTCTGCCGGATCCTGGCCCACCTGTCGGAACCGCCCGACTGA
- a CDS encoding CdaR family transcriptional regulator translates to MPRAIAPFLPELSEPLRRERLRILDAVKERVEQVAKTALAVMRAEIPAYAVQDERFFEDVRHQLLSHYRVQLALLVGERSFAPEDLAFSRAAAMRRARAGFALEDWISAFRVGRQVFWEALLDSAGQSAAGQEAVLTLVAPLMRYMDYASTQAAQAYLEFQQHVVADADRERRDLLDQLLAGGVPTRGPLLAAAQAYGIGAHVPMMVVMAVCVDGAKHGGAEPDAEDSYITSAAISAAGVRSARVLVVVRQGEVVAVPVLRTGAEPEEVCARFEEVQRRLARDGTVLAMGISTVARGAAELPRAYQEARAALEFVPSGGGVAALPRLSPFQYLALRADDIARQLVDPRISALLDEDVRRGGALTATVRAFAKADLNLRLAADQLQVHHNTAHYRLRRIEERTGRNPRRIADLMELLVALAIRDAAGEGENGQ, encoded by the coding sequence ATGCCTCGAGCGATCGCCCCGTTCCTCCCGGAGCTCTCCGAGCCGCTGCGCCGCGAGCGGCTGCGGATCCTGGACGCTGTGAAGGAGCGGGTGGAGCAGGTGGCGAAGACCGCGCTCGCGGTGATGCGCGCGGAGATCCCCGCCTACGCGGTGCAGGACGAGCGCTTCTTCGAGGACGTGCGCCACCAGCTGCTCTCGCACTACCGGGTGCAACTCGCGCTGCTGGTGGGCGAGCGGAGCTTCGCCCCGGAGGACCTGGCCTTCAGCAGGGCGGCAGCGATGCGCAGGGCCCGCGCCGGGTTCGCCCTGGAGGACTGGATCAGCGCGTTTCGGGTCGGTCGGCAGGTGTTCTGGGAGGCGTTGCTCGACTCCGCGGGCCAGTCGGCTGCCGGCCAGGAGGCCGTGCTCACCCTCGTCGCCCCGCTGATGCGGTACATGGACTATGCCAGCACCCAGGCCGCACAGGCCTACCTCGAGTTCCAGCAGCACGTCGTGGCCGACGCGGACCGCGAGCGCAGGGACCTGCTCGATCAGCTTCTCGCGGGCGGGGTCCCGACACGCGGTCCGCTGCTGGCCGCGGCACAGGCCTACGGCATCGGCGCGCACGTGCCGATGATGGTGGTCATGGCGGTCTGCGTCGACGGCGCCAAGCACGGTGGTGCGGAGCCGGACGCCGAGGACAGCTACATCACCAGCGCGGCGATCTCCGCCGCCGGGGTGCGCTCCGCCCGAGTCCTGGTGGTCGTACGGCAGGGCGAGGTCGTGGCCGTGCCGGTGCTGCGTACGGGCGCGGAGCCGGAGGAGGTGTGCGCGCGGTTCGAAGAGGTCCAGCGGCGCCTGGCCCGGGACGGGACGGTCCTGGCCATGGGCATCAGCACGGTGGCCCGGGGTGCGGCGGAGCTGCCGCGTGCCTACCAGGAGGCCAGGGCCGCCCTGGAGTTCGTACCCAGCGGTGGTGGGGTGGCGGCGCTGCCGCGGCTGTCCCCGTTCCAGTACCTTGCTCTGCGCGCGGACGACATCGCCCGCCAGCTGGTCGACCCTCGGATCAGTGCCCTGCTGGACGAGGACGTCCGGCGCGGGGGCGCGCTGACGGCCACGGTACGAGCGTTCGCCAAGGCGGATTTGAACCTGCGTCTGGCAGCCGACCAGCTCCAGGTGCACCACAACACGGCGCACTACCGATTGCGCCGCATCGAGGAACGCACCGGCCGCAACCCGCGCCGGATCGCTGACCTGATGGAACTGTTGGTCGCCCTCGCCATCCGCGACGCGGCCGGAGAAGGGGAAAACGGACAGTGA
- a CDS encoding ABC transporter ATP-binding protein, which yields MLAVDGITMRFGGITALDDVGFAVEQGTAVGLIGPNGAGKTTLFNCLTRRCTPNAGTVRYEGQDLLSLPPHAVARQGIARTFQNLGLFQHLTVRENVLVGAHHRGRAGYVDAALRLPRVRREEARLRSRAEELLRRLDLADIADHPASGLPFGTLKRVELARALAVEPRLLLLDEPVNGLSHGEVEVFADLVRAVRQDFDLTLVVVEHHMGFVMGLCDRVVCLDFGRKIADGPPEQVQRDPAVIEAYLGAAA from the coding sequence ATGCTCGCGGTCGACGGTATTACCATGCGCTTCGGCGGAATCACGGCTCTGGACGACGTCGGTTTCGCCGTCGAGCAGGGCACCGCCGTGGGCCTCATCGGGCCCAACGGAGCAGGCAAGACCACGCTCTTCAACTGCCTGACCCGGCGCTGCACACCCAACGCGGGCACGGTGCGCTACGAGGGCCAGGACCTGCTCTCGTTGCCGCCGCACGCCGTGGCGCGGCAGGGCATCGCCCGCACCTTCCAGAACCTCGGCCTGTTCCAGCACCTCACAGTCCGGGAGAACGTCCTGGTCGGCGCCCACCACCGGGGTCGTGCCGGCTACGTCGACGCCGCACTGCGGCTGCCCCGGGTACGGCGTGAGGAGGCGCGGCTGCGCTCCCGTGCGGAGGAGCTGCTGCGGCGGCTGGACCTGGCCGATATCGCGGACCACCCGGCCTCCGGGCTGCCCTTCGGCACCCTCAAGCGCGTGGAGCTGGCCAGGGCGCTGGCCGTGGAGCCCCGGCTGCTGCTGCTCGACGAGCCCGTCAACGGGCTCAGCCACGGCGAAGTCGAGGTCTTCGCCGACCTGGTCAGGGCGGTACGCCAGGACTTCGACCTCACCCTGGTCGTGGTCGAGCACCACATGGGTTTTGTGATGGGACTCTGCGACCGGGTGGTGTGCCTGGACTTCGGACGCAAGATCGCCGATGGGCCACCGGAACAGGTGCAGCGTGACCCGGCCGTCATCGAGGCCTATCTGGGGGCGGCCGCATGA
- a CDS encoding ABC transporter ATP-binding protein — translation MSEQTKDAPVDETAAPVFLEVSDLRAGYGQARVLHGIDFRVARGEVCAILGPNGAGKTTTLRALSGMVKGRGSVTMDGAQLVGRSPEQAARLGVAHVPEGRGTFNDLSVEENLRVGAYLRSRRGLRGRSDRTGVAADLDRVYGYFPKLRQRSRQAAGSLSGGEQQMLAIGRALMLRPALLLLDEPSLGLAPLVTRELFQIVRTVNEEERTTVVVVEQNAQLALDIAHQAHVLESGRLVLSGPADQIRQDGQVAEVYLGVSVQARQGG, via the coding sequence ATGAGCGAACAGACGAAGGACGCTCCGGTGGACGAGACCGCGGCGCCGGTCTTCCTCGAGGTGTCGGACCTGCGCGCCGGCTACGGTCAGGCCCGCGTGCTGCACGGCATCGACTTCCGTGTCGCGCGGGGCGAGGTCTGCGCGATCCTCGGGCCCAACGGCGCGGGAAAGACCACGACCCTGCGGGCGCTGAGCGGCATGGTCAAGGGACGCGGGTCGGTGACCATGGACGGCGCTCAGCTGGTGGGCCGCTCCCCCGAACAGGCCGCCCGGCTCGGTGTGGCGCACGTACCCGAGGGCCGGGGCACGTTCAACGACCTCAGCGTGGAGGAGAACCTGCGCGTCGGCGCCTATCTGCGCAGTCGCCGCGGGCTCCGGGGCAGGAGCGACCGGACCGGCGTCGCGGCGGACCTGGACCGGGTGTACGGCTACTTCCCCAAACTGCGCCAGCGCTCCCGGCAGGCCGCGGGCAGCCTCAGCGGCGGCGAGCAGCAGATGCTCGCGATCGGCAGGGCGCTGATGCTCCGTCCCGCGCTGCTGCTCCTGGACGAACCCTCGCTGGGCCTGGCCCCCCTCGTCACCCGCGAGCTGTTCCAGATCGTCCGTACCGTCAACGAGGAGGAGCGCACGACCGTGGTCGTCGTCGAACAGAACGCCCAGCTCGCGCTGGACATCGCGCACCAGGCACACGTACTGGAGTCGGGCCGCCTGGTGCTGTCGGGCCCGGCAGATCAGATCCGCCAGGACGGGCAGGTCGCCGAGGTGTACCTCGGCGTCTCCGTCCAGGCCCGGCAAGGCGGGTGA
- a CDS encoding branched-chain amino acid ABC transporter permease yields MAEFLQQVVEGLGSGSVYASLALALVLIHRFTGIVNFAQGELAMISAYVAWQLVASGMPFWLALPVTLMVSFVGGMLIERLVIRPVEGGPELTIVIVTVGLYIFVNAVAGLIWSYTVKDFPQPFPDGAIDLAGVSLSWSTLGVIGAVAGVMGLVYLLFQHTGTGLVMRAVAANPASARLSGIRVGRVLMLGWGLAATVGALSGVLVAPQLFLEPNMMGGVLIYAFAAAALGGFDSPVGAVAGGLVVGIAETLAGAYVGFVGADLKIGVPLLIILVVLLVRPQGLFGRAAVERA; encoded by the coding sequence GTGGCGGAATTCCTCCAGCAGGTCGTGGAGGGACTGGGGTCCGGCTCGGTCTACGCGAGCCTGGCGCTGGCCCTGGTCCTGATCCACCGGTTCACCGGCATCGTGAACTTCGCTCAGGGCGAGCTCGCCATGATCTCCGCCTACGTGGCGTGGCAGCTGGTCGCCTCGGGGATGCCGTTCTGGCTGGCGCTGCCGGTCACGCTCATGGTGTCCTTCGTCGGCGGCATGCTCATCGAACGCCTGGTCATCCGGCCCGTCGAGGGAGGCCCGGAGCTGACCATCGTGATCGTCACGGTGGGCCTGTACATCTTCGTCAACGCGGTCGCGGGCCTGATCTGGTCGTACACCGTGAAGGACTTCCCCCAGCCGTTCCCCGACGGCGCCATCGACCTTGCCGGAGTCAGCCTCAGCTGGTCCACGCTCGGGGTCATCGGCGCCGTGGCCGGCGTGATGGGACTGGTGTACCTGCTGTTCCAGCACACCGGGACCGGTCTGGTGATGCGGGCGGTCGCCGCCAACCCCGCCTCGGCCAGGCTGTCGGGGATCCGGGTGGGCCGGGTGCTGATGCTGGGCTGGGGGCTGGCCGCCACGGTCGGCGCGCTGTCAGGCGTGCTGGTCGCACCGCAGCTGTTCCTTGAGCCCAACATGATGGGCGGCGTCCTCATCTACGCCTTCGCCGCGGCCGCCCTCGGCGGCTTCGACAGCCCGGTGGGCGCGGTGGCCGGCGGCCTGGTCGTGGGCATCGCCGAGACCCTGGCAGGGGCCTACGTCGGATTCGTCGGCGCCGACCTGAAGATCGGCGTACCTCTGTTGATCATTCTCGTGGTGCTGCTGGTGCGGCCACAGGGACTCTTCGGCCGAGCGGCGGTGGAACGAGCGTGA
- a CDS encoding branched-chain amino acid ABC transporter permease, whose protein sequence is MSTEDLTTRTARTARWAHPLAALVLAGALLAAPYYFAPFRVFQLTMVLLYAIALAGLNLLVGYGGQISLGHGAFFAVGAYTAAVMLDRFTIGHLATLPVAAAGCFLLGLGFGVPALRLRGLYLALVTLAFAVFLPPLLKRFEQVTGGSMGLTVAKPQPPAWTGLAEDQWLYFLTLAVAAVALLVIRNLLRSRVGRALLAIRENESAAEVMGVKLSFYKTLAFAWSAMFAGVAGCLYTWVIGFVSPDSFSINLSITLLAGLVVGGLASVYGPLLGAAFVMYVPNVAQDISSAAPGVVFGLLIIVVMYLAPTGLAGLAGRAGHTVRRRVERLRRTRRRPEPVPPAEPPDSPPPAPQPLATPPTTRKG, encoded by the coding sequence GTGAGCACCGAAGACCTGACCACCAGGACCGCGCGCACCGCGCGCTGGGCACATCCGCTCGCGGCGCTGGTCCTCGCCGGCGCTCTCCTCGCGGCGCCCTACTACTTCGCCCCGTTCCGGGTCTTTCAGCTGACCATGGTGCTGCTGTACGCGATCGCCCTGGCGGGTCTCAACCTGCTGGTCGGATACGGCGGGCAGATCTCCCTGGGCCACGGCGCGTTCTTTGCCGTGGGCGCCTACACGGCGGCCGTGATGCTGGACCGGTTCACCATCGGCCACCTGGCCACACTGCCGGTGGCCGCGGCCGGCTGCTTCCTCCTCGGGCTGGGCTTCGGAGTGCCCGCGCTCCGGCTCCGCGGTCTCTACCTGGCCCTGGTCACCCTCGCCTTCGCCGTATTCCTCCCGCCGCTGCTCAAGCGATTCGAGCAGGTGACGGGCGGCTCCATGGGCCTGACCGTCGCCAAGCCGCAGCCGCCGGCCTGGACCGGGCTGGCCGAGGACCAGTGGCTGTACTTCCTCACCCTCGCGGTGGCCGCGGTCGCGCTGCTGGTCATCCGCAACCTGCTGCGCTCGCGTGTCGGCCGGGCCCTGCTCGCCATCCGGGAGAACGAGAGCGCGGCGGAGGTGATGGGGGTCAAGCTCTCCTTCTACAAGACCCTCGCCTTCGCCTGGAGCGCGATGTTCGCAGGCGTCGCCGGGTGCCTCTACACCTGGGTGATCGGCTTCGTCTCTCCCGACTCCTTCAGCATCAACCTGTCCATCACGCTGCTGGCCGGCCTCGTCGTCGGCGGCCTGGCATCGGTGTACGGGCCGCTGCTGGGCGCGGCGTTCGTGATGTACGTACCGAACGTCGCCCAGGACATCAGCTCGGCCGCGCCGGGAGTCGTCTTCGGCCTGCTGATCATCGTGGTCATGTATCTGGCCCCGACCGGACTCGCCGGTCTGGCAGGCCGCGCCGGACACACCGTCCGGCGGCGCGTGGAACGTCTCCGACGCACCCGCCGTCGACCGGAGCCCGTTCCCCCCGCCGAACCGCCCGATTCCCCACCCCCCGCCCCCCAGCCCCTCGCCACACCGCCCACCACCAGAAAGGGTTGA
- a CDS encoding ABC transporter substrate-binding protein: protein MRHNTVLRAAAAGIAALLTATACSTQRGEEDAATSADGACKGQQTTGITDKAIKLGGIYPMSGPASAYGTISKGIGAYFKYINAEKGGIDGRKVEFVVRDDGYQPPKAVEEARRLVEREKVFAVFQTLGTPSTAAVWDYLNQQKVPQPFVATGASVWGTDTKHPWTMGWQPSYVSESRVYANYLKENKPKAKVAVLFQNDDFGKDLLGGFKQAIKGSKVKVTAEESYEVTDPSVSAQMSNLARSKADVLLNITTPKFGSQALAADAKNTKWNPLHIVNNVSASTSVLKPVGFKNVQGVVSATYFKDPADPQWADDGEMKIYRRAMKKYAPDTDPSIQFNAYGWAVASSLHKALDAMKCPTREGLRDAIQKLKDVKVDMLLPGVTLTTGPKDRFPIETMQLTRFKGERWALFGEPLDTRKRFGPVTD, encoded by the coding sequence ATGCGCCACAACACCGTCCTGCGGGCAGCCGCGGCAGGAATCGCCGCCCTCCTCACCGCCACCGCCTGCTCCACCCAGCGTGGAGAGGAAGATGCCGCCACGTCAGCCGACGGCGCCTGCAAGGGCCAGCAGACCACGGGTATCACCGACAAGGCCATCAAGCTGGGCGGGATATACCCGATGTCCGGACCAGCCTCGGCCTACGGCACCATCAGCAAGGGCATCGGCGCCTACTTCAAGTACATCAACGCCGAGAAGGGCGGCATCGACGGCCGCAAGGTCGAGTTCGTCGTGCGTGACGACGGCTACCAGCCGCCGAAGGCAGTGGAAGAAGCCCGAAGACTGGTGGAGAGGGAAAAGGTCTTCGCGGTGTTCCAGACACTGGGCACCCCCTCCACCGCGGCCGTGTGGGACTACCTCAACCAGCAGAAGGTGCCGCAGCCGTTCGTCGCGACGGGCGCCTCCGTGTGGGGCACGGACACCAAGCACCCGTGGACCATGGGCTGGCAGCCCAGTTACGTCTCCGAGTCGCGGGTGTACGCCAACTATCTGAAGGAGAACAAGCCGAAGGCCAAGGTGGCGGTCCTGTTCCAGAACGATGACTTCGGCAAGGACCTGCTCGGCGGCTTCAAGCAAGCCATCAAGGGCAGCAAGGTCAAGGTCACCGCCGAGGAGAGCTACGAGGTCACCGACCCGTCCGTCTCGGCCCAGATGAGCAACCTCGCCCGCTCCAAGGCGGACGTGCTGCTGAACATCACCACCCCCAAGTTCGGCAGCCAGGCTCTGGCCGCCGATGCGAAGAACACCAAGTGGAACCCGCTGCACATCGTCAACAACGTCTCGGCGTCGACCAGCGTCCTCAAGCCCGTCGGCTTCAAGAATGTGCAGGGCGTGGTCTCCGCCACGTACTTCAAGGACCCCGCCGACCCCCAGTGGGCCGACGACGGCGAGATGAAGATCTACCGCAGGGCGATGAAGAAGTACGCCCCGGACACCGACCCCTCGATCCAGTTCAACGCCTACGGCTGGGCCGTGGCCTCGAGCCTGCACAAGGCACTGGACGCCATGAAGTGCCCGACCAGAGAGGGTCTGCGCGACGCGATCCAGAAGCTCAAGGACGTCAAGGTGGACATGCTGCTGCCCGGTGTCACCCTGACCACCGGTCCCAAGGACCGGTTCCCCATCGAAACCATGCAGCTCACGCGCTTCAAGGGTGAACGCTGGGCCCTCTTCGGCGAACCCCTCGACACCCGCAAGCGGTTCGGGCCCGTCACGGACTGA
- a CDS encoding RraA family protein yields the protein MTTSAHTRTAVPDDPLTRNLHEVGFPTLGHFLEEGFVDPRIRALVPDVKIVGRAVTVRIVPPDATPMAEALDLLGPGDVLVVDTGQNVTHAPVGAVTGCAAQAAGAAGIVVDGVVTDLRELREMRLPVFARGTSLLTTKRLGRRDGGVGRTVSCGGGVVRSGDLVLADDNGVLVISPQVAADVLARALASDRAEPALLTRLRAGESPLTVLSD from the coding sequence ATGACCACGAGTGCGCACACACGGACCGCGGTCCCCGACGACCCCTTGACGCGCAATCTCCACGAGGTCGGATTCCCGACCCTGGGCCACTTCCTCGAAGAGGGGTTCGTCGATCCGCGGATCCGTGCCCTGGTGCCGGACGTGAAGATCGTCGGCCGGGCGGTGACCGTAAGGATCGTGCCACCGGACGCCACCCCGATGGCCGAGGCGCTGGACCTGCTGGGCCCCGGGGACGTGCTGGTGGTCGACACCGGGCAGAACGTGACCCACGCGCCGGTCGGCGCCGTCACCGGCTGTGCCGCGCAGGCCGCGGGCGCGGCGGGGATCGTGGTCGACGGAGTCGTCACCGATCTGCGGGAACTGCGTGAGATGCGGCTGCCGGTGTTCGCCCGGGGCACCAGCCTGCTCACCACCAAGAGGCTGGGGCGGAGGGACGGGGGAGTGGGCCGGACCGTGTCCTGCGGCGGTGGCGTCGTCCGCTCCGGTGACCTCGTCCTGGCGGATGACAACGGTGTACTGGTGATCAGCCCGCAGGTCGCCGCCGATGTGCTCGCCCGCGCGCTCGCCTCGGACCGTGCGGAGCCCGCCCTTCTCACCCGGCTGCGGGCGGGCGAATCGCCCCTGACCGTGCTGTCGGATTGA
- a CDS encoding RidA family protein has product MKHIRAARGGPRPVGPYAQAVVANGLVFTAGQVPAVPGGDMPVDFAGQVRQTFANLATVLAEAGSDLSQVVKVNAYLAEEDRMEEFNEIYREIFGPGHVPARTTVAVGLWGVRLEVDCVAVCPSESHA; this is encoded by the coding sequence ATGAAGCACATTCGGGCCGCACGAGGCGGGCCCAGGCCGGTGGGTCCCTATGCGCAGGCCGTCGTGGCGAACGGACTGGTCTTCACGGCGGGACAGGTTCCCGCCGTCCCCGGGGGAGATATGCCGGTGGATTTCGCCGGTCAGGTGAGGCAGACGTTCGCCAATCTGGCGACGGTGCTCGCGGAGGCCGGATCGGATCTGTCCCAGGTGGTGAAGGTCAATGCCTACCTGGCCGAGGAAGACCGCATGGAGGAGTTCAACGAGATCTACCGCGAGATCTTCGGACCCGGTCACGTGCCGGCCCGGACCACCGTCGCCGTAGGGCTGTGGGGAGTGCGCCTCGAAGTGGACTGCGTCGCGGTATGTCCCTCGGAATCACACGCGTAG
- a CDS encoding MFS transporter, with translation MTQTPDHHLSVRKVAVASVIGTAVEWYDLFVFATASAIAFNKLFFPTFDPLVGTLLAFGTFASAYLARLIGAAVFGHFGDRLGRKSMLLISLSMMGAATFAIGLLPTYGSVGIWAPILLLTLRVVQGLALGGEWGGAVLMTVEHAPRGKRGFFGSWVQTGVPIGTLMANSAFLLVALLPEKDLLSWGWRIPFLASCLLVLVGLVIRSRTTETPAFQEVKQEDTQVRLPLAEVFRRYGRQVVLGGVATMSTGVAFNILVAFGLTYGTDTLGLSRGTMLTVALLSCVAAIGFIPAFGALSDRFGRKPVIIGGIVGEAVVAFPMFWLMDTKQFGLVLLGYLLLMTAFAANYGPIATFLAELFGTKVRYSGLSVSYMLSGLLGSAATPAVTTALLDATGKGSSVAWFMIGSAAVSLVCLLLLAETLRNEVHEQSDAPAAAPVQGASTTI, from the coding sequence ATGACACAGACACCAGACCACCATCTGTCGGTCCGAAAAGTAGCCGTCGCAAGTGTCATCGGGACCGCGGTCGAGTGGTACGACCTGTTCGTCTTCGCCACGGCATCGGCAATCGCCTTCAACAAGCTCTTCTTCCCCACGTTCGACCCTCTCGTCGGAACGCTGCTGGCGTTCGGCACGTTCGCCTCCGCCTATCTCGCCCGGCTGATCGGAGCGGCCGTCTTCGGCCACTTCGGAGACCGGCTCGGGCGGAAGTCGATGCTGCTGATCTCGCTCTCGATGATGGGCGCGGCCACCTTCGCCATCGGCCTGCTGCCCACCTACGGGAGTGTCGGAATCTGGGCTCCGATCCTGCTGCTGACCCTGCGGGTCGTCCAGGGACTCGCCCTGGGCGGCGAGTGGGGCGGAGCGGTGCTGATGACCGTCGAGCACGCGCCGAGGGGCAAGCGCGGATTCTTCGGTTCCTGGGTGCAGACCGGTGTGCCGATCGGCACGCTGATGGCCAACTCGGCGTTCCTGCTCGTGGCCCTGCTCCCGGAGAAGGACCTGCTGTCCTGGGGCTGGCGGATTCCCTTCCTGGCCAGTTGTCTGCTCGTCCTGGTCGGGCTGGTCATCCGGTCACGGACCACGGAGACCCCCGCGTTCCAGGAGGTCAAACAGGAGGACACTCAGGTGCGGCTGCCACTGGCCGAGGTGTTCCGCAGGTACGGGCGGCAGGTCGTCCTCGGCGGAGTCGCCACGATGTCCACGGGGGTGGCGTTCAACATCCTCGTCGCGTTCGGCCTGACCTACGGTACGGACACCCTGGGACTGTCCCGCGGCACGATGCTCACGGTCGCGCTGTTGTCCTGTGTGGCCGCGATCGGGTTCATTCCCGCGTTCGGCGCGCTGTCCGACCGCTTCGGACGCAAGCCGGTGATCATCGGCGGCATCGTCGGCGAAGCGGTGGTCGCCTTCCCGATGTTCTGGCTGATGGACACCAAGCAGTTCGGGCTGGTGCTGCTGGGCTATCTGCTGCTGATGACGGCGTTCGCCGCCAACTACGGGCCCATCGCCACGTTCCTGGCCGAGCTGTTCGGGACCAAGGTCCGCTACTCGGGTCTGTCGGTGAGTTACATGTTGTCGGGACTCCTGGGCAGTGCCGCCACGCCCGCCGTGACCACCGCGCTGCTGGACGCGACCGGGAAAGGCTCGTCGGTCGCCTGGTTCATGATCGGCTCCGCTGCGGTGTCCCTGGTCTGCCTGCTGCTGCTCGCCGAGACCCTGCGCAACGAGGTCCACGAGCAGTCCGACGCCCCCGCGGCCGCACCGGTCCAGGGCGCGTCCACCACCATCTGA